The window AAATTAAAGCAGGGGGTGAGTGAGACCTGAATTATGTCTTACAGCTACTGCAGGATGATATCTTCAGGGAATGTCTTAGATTACAGCCCTAATGCTGATTTCATTGTGATATTCAGAGGATGAGAGCTGGACTACCTGAATCTGAAACGTGTCCAGAAAGCATAGTTATCATCTGGTTGACCCCTTCATTGGAGGTGTATTATACTCCAAGGTTCACAGTATCTAGAAGGAAATGCTTTGTCTTAAAGTATAAGGATATCTTCTGTACTACTACCTTTAGGGAAGTGAGTTAGACAGTTACATTTGAGATGGGTGTCTAGTGCTTAAAGATAGAAATAGAAGCTGGAGAAGCAATTTGAGGAAATAAGAGGTTAGTTGGAGGCAGCAATGATGATTATAGGAAGGGAGAGTCTCCAAAAATGGGTGGGAAGGTGAGATTATATGATGGTCCACAATCCAAACTGAAGGAGGCATTCATTCCTTTTGTGATCAACCATCTCTCACCTAATTTGTGTTTTTATAGAAAATCCTCCAACACTGGAAGGAGAAATCTTTGAGTCAgtgaagccaggtctttctgcctTTGCAGACCAACCAAAGCAGGTGAGGCCCTTTTCCATGCATGTGTGGAGTCTGAATACTTTCTAGCTTCACAACCACCACTGCTACTTTAATATTTCCTGTGATTCACTGATGAGATAGGGTCCCACATAGTCTTGGTTTTCATTTCTCAGTTAATCTGCTAGGatattatttcttcattgtaaatTCCATAGGATTTAGGCAGGGTTTACATGAAAGGCTAGAGCGGGGAAAAAGTTCTTCTGGAAGtcaaaacatgtttccacatgGATTACCATATGGCCTAGAGTAAACGAAACTCAAATGAATTATCCAGTGTTAGAGCACGAAGAGCCCACAAAGATCAGcacgtccaactctttcattttatggatgaggaaactaaaggtcCACGAAGCGAAACTACTTGCCCCCAGTCACAGAGCTGCTTAGTGACAGAGCCAGAGTGAGAATTCAGATCTCCTTACCACTCCTATCCACTGTTGACTTGCTGATCTCCCTGAACCATGGAAGGTAGGGAGGAGCCCAGAGGGAGGGGGATAGGGAGAATGGGAAAATTTGTATTggcttttttcatatttgttttttgttttgttttgtttttgtttttttggtgaggcaattggggttaagtgacttgcccagggtcacacagctagtaagtgttaagtgtctaaggccggacctgaactcaggtccttccgactCCAGAACCGGTActccttttttcatatttgaagGTATGTGCACACAAGTGTCAGAGTCTGCACAGAAATCAAGTGCAGGAAGGCAAGAGTTAGTTTTAGTAGCAGAAATAAGCATATCTAAGTAGCCTCCAAATTTGATGTAAAGCAGAATCTGATATTAAACATCTTTGGGTTTGGAGAAGTCATATCCCAAATGATAAGGTTAGGGCAGAAGCACAGTTTGCACGGTTCAATTGAAATAACACTGGACTCGGGTCCCAGTTTCAGCTCTGCCACTCTCTTATCTCCGTGACTTAAGATCTCTGGTCtgcagtttcttaatctgtaaaacaagaatgaACTAGAAGAGATTGATTTTTTTAGGTCTCTCCCTCTGTGGCAATGAAATCACCAGTCCCACATTGTTAatgagtatctgagactagatttgaacttgggtcttcctgcctaTAGACCCTGTACTCTACCCACTGGACCACCAGCTGCCACAGTTCTTTGTTAATTTAACTGAGAAATGCTTGGTTCCCTTAGAAAGTCTTGAAGGACTCAGTCAAGTGAGAGGAGACTCCTTTTCCTAGTTCACTGCTGTCAGAAGGAGGTAGCCAGAGTCAGAGGAGAGTATTTGGAAAGAAAGAGTGAACCAGCAAAGCTGAACTGGAGAAGGTGCCAGAAAATTAGGTGTTGAAAGCCACCATGTCAGAAGTCATCTTGACAGCAGAAGAACAGATTCATGttgttgctaataataataaaagtaatgatgatgatggtggaggTTGGTTAAAGGATAGCACCCTGGCAGACTAGAAgagttattttattcttttttcacattCTCCCTCTCAAAATGGTCCCACTTTTTGTTCTACTTCGTCTGCCCATATTCTCAAACCAGAGTCATATTAGTGCCCCAACTCTAGTGCCTAGAGAAGAAgccagtcccagccaatgggtcTCCCCATTCTACTAACTGAGTTTCTCTTTTGCAGGGTGCCGAGACTGTTCAAAAACTCTTAGAAGTGGCCAAAGAATCAGTCCCCCAGAGTCACTGGAGAAGAACCCCAGTGGTATTAAAAGCTACCGCGGGACTTCGGCTCCTACCCGATCACAAAGCCCAGGCTCTGCTCTTGGAAGTAATTTCTGGAAACCTTTTTTCTTGACCAATTGATTTCCCTCTAGgttaatgttttctttctcattctttattcCTCTAAAGTGAAGTTGTTGCTTTCTTTTACCCACTCCGTTTACCTTTGCAAATGATTTTGACAACTTTTCTAATTCTCTAATTTGTAATATTAGTTCTTCAAGAATCTTTAAGTTTCTTACTGTGACCATTCACTTCTCCACTGACACAGATTGCAGTACCTCTATAGATTCATCAGTGATCTAGCCTCCAACCAGTACAATGTGTCTCAGATTATAAAGAACCTTCATGAaatggccctttttttttttttttcacctaaaGAGTTGGTATTGGTTTACCTAACTCCTTCTCCTGGGGAGATTCTCATTAAATTCAGTAccttagaaaaagaaagggggtagTTTTCTGAGCCTATTAATGATGCACATGATGTAGAGATTGGTTTAACTGATTCAGGAAATCCAAATTTCTGTCCTCTTAGGTAAAGGAGATCTTTAAAAAATCACCTTTTCTGGTCCCAGAAGACAGTGTTAGTATTATGGATGGATCCTATGAAGGTAAGAAGTGTGGGTGCATattctaggaaaaaaaacaaggatagagaaaagaaacaattggAAAGAATCACGATGGagattttaaaaggaggaaattattggaaaaacttgaaggaaaaaatggaatatagggaaagagaaattggggagagCGGGAGGCAAACTATGTGGTTAGGAAATTAAAATTGATATAGAAAGGGcaatgaggggggaagggagaaaataaaatatattctgtattctaataattttgttttgttttaggaatattagCCTGGGTTACTGTGAATTTCCTAACAGGTAATAAATTCCTCAATTAACTTAAAGATTCCATCTGGCTCCCCACTTTAGTTCCCACCAACCTAGTAGCAGGCTAAAACCATTTCTTTTGTCTAATCTGGATTTACAGTTCACAGATATGCATCCTTCTTGGATTACTAATGGTTTTGACAAAAacccttcttttttccctgtgCTTAATTACTACTTTCTGTCTCCATCATGCACTAAAATAGAGATTATTTTTCTATCATGTCTTCCAAAGTCCCGTGCTTCCTTCTGAGGTCAAGAGAAGCAGGTTTTAGTGCCAAGAAGAGAAAGTTCATTAGTTAATTATCTACATGAGTACTTGtcaaagacagagaaagcagGATAGAAGAAACAGGCAGTTTTGGGGGCCAGCTGGGATTAGTTGTTCAGAGTAAGATGTCATCTGCAGGTCAGCTTCATGGTCAAAACCCAAAGACTACTGGGACTCTGGACTTGGGAGGGGCTTCCACCCAAATCACATTCCTGCCCCAGTTTAAGGTGAGTAGTTTTCATTAtgactcttttttattattaccatttataGATTTGCTTTGGGATCAAGTAGGTAACAGCCCATTCTTAGCAGTTTAGCTTTGAGGTATCCCTAAATCAGAAGAATATAAGTCCCTAGAGGAGCTGCTTGAGTTAGAGCTAGCCACTGGATGAGCTTGCCATGATCAGAGTCCCTCTTCAGTACATTTAGCTGCCCTATCCCTTCATCATAGAATACATAGTTTAGCCTGTTTCTGCCATCTGATTGGAGGGAGAGTTAGTGACCCCACTTAGAGAATAttgaacaatgatttttttttccacttatttgATTTCTAGAAAACCCTGGAACAAACTCCCAGTGACTACCTCACCTCCTTTGAGATGTTCAACAGCACGTATGAGCTCTACACACATAGGTGAAGAAGGTGACAGGGTAGACTAATTATATGCATCTCCCATTTGTATAATGTCCAAAATCCTTTCATAtctgttatttcttttgatcAACTTCAAGAAAtgtgttggtgggtttttttcccttattcATCCCCTCCTTGGTTAATGCATGCTGAGGTCTTTATACTCCTCAAGACCTATGAGCTCCATGTAGTCTAAGGTGTTTCTTAGTCAAGGGTCCTAAGAGAAAGACTACTTCTTGTCCTCACAAATGCATAACAGTTCATCTGGAAAGAAGCAAGTTTTTAGAGAATGTTCTTTCCAATATTTACAGACCTGTAGTATGAGCTGGCCTTCCATTAAAGTTTTCAAATTGGTTAAGAAACTTAGAGTAAGAGTTAGAATGATAAAAAAATTCTGAGTCATAAATGAGATCTGAAGGATTATTATCATCTTCCAGCTGGCATAAGAATggtctgttgtgtttttttttttttttgcggggcaatgggggttaagtgacttgcccagggtcacacagctagtaagtgtcatgtgtctgaggccggatttgaactcaggtcctcctgaatccagggccagtgctttatccactgcgccacctagctgcccctgttgggtttttttttaagagaaagaaagaaaattaaagttcTTGCTACATATCCCTAGATACAAATCATTCTGGAAGGCTCATCCTATGTCACCATCACTGGCTAACTGTCACAAAGACTGATTGTACAGAAATGATTAATTGGCCACAGAAACTGAACTTCTCTCTTTTTCCAAAAGGAAAGAGCCAGAAAACATGTTGACAGGAAAGACCATAAGGTGGTTTTTCTGTTGTATAGTTTGAGGGAAAACAGATGGTTCAAAGAaatgggagacagagacagagacagagacagagagagacagaggacaaTACAGAGGTAAAATTGgcaacttttgttttcttttttttttttttggcagttacTTAGGATTTGGACTAAAAGCTGCTCGACTTGCTACCCTGGGAGCACTGGACATGGAAGGTTTGATTTGTTCCCATTGTTGTGTTGGCTGTGGTTATGATGAGACACATGTTTAACTTCCTTGATACTGGCCCTCCCTCATATTGGCGATTATCTGTCCCAAATAGATAATGTTGGGTTGGCATTTGGAAGTGTATGCACAATAcactgtatacttttttttttttaagtgaggcaattggggttaagtgacttgcccagggtcacacagctagtaagtgtcaagtgtctgaggccgaatttgaactcaggtcctcctgaatccagggccggtgctctatccactgcgccacctagctgcccctcactgtaTACTATTGCCCTGACCAATGCTGTTGCATAATACTCATTGATATACTCAAATGTAGTCATAATGCCTTAAGGCCCCAGTTTAATATTGTTTGACTAATTGCCCGAGATATAAGTCATATGAGTGGTGAATGTAAAGCATTGCCCAATATCATGATTTgatggaaacagttaacaataggtGAGTTATTATTACCTGCACATAGTAAGACTAGGGGCTGTTTGTGATGGAAAATAATCATGAATACAGGTAGAAAGCGTTGGAGAATGAGTTAGTGCTTTGTAGGTGGGATTCAACAAAAATTTTagtaggaaaaaaataagcatttatttagtacctactgtgtgccagtctctgctttacaaatattatctcatttgatcctcaaaacagccctgtgtgaggttggtgctgttatcattcccagtttgcagttgaagaaattgaggtagacaggttaagtgacttgcctaggctcattttgttgtttgtcctttgtgcttgaagaggaccaaagtgaCATCATGATGTTGAGGTCAGTGTACAGTGTGTCCAGCTGTGACAGATCAAACCAATATGAGcttagaaggctctaccacaggtcagacacaaatagtAAAATGGTGTGGGTGATGCCTTTTGACTCTTCCATACACTGggttgaagtgaggcagagttgcatgaaaTTGCCAGCcccacatagttaataagtatctgaggctggatttgaatttgtgtcttcctgcctccaggccctgttctctacccactgtaccaccagctgccacAGTCCTTTGTTAATTTAACtgagaaatgcttatttcccttaGGAAGTCTTGAAGGACTCAGTCACactaaatctttttattttgaaataaggcTTATCTTGCAGCCACTTTTTGTGAAATTTAATGGCTCTTCCCTATCCCACCTTTTCCTGTATTGTCTCACTCATAACTCCTTTGGTTTCCCTCTAGCTGTTGATGGACAGACGTTCCGAAGTTCCTGTCTACCCAAGTGGTTGGAGGCAGAATGGGATTTTGGGGGAGTGAAATATCAATATGGTGGCAGACAGGAAGGTGAGTATGGCTTTTGTATTAGTTTGAATTGATATTTATTCCAGAAGCCGTCCAGGACTTATATTTGCCTTTCCTATAAGAAGCAGTCTCCTCTCCTATAGAGAGAAGCCCTCACTCTAGACACATCTGGGTGTCTCTCTTGGTGTGCCTTAACCTGAGGCCCCAGTGAATAAAGCCATTGCTATTCTGTGCCTCATTCTATTTCTAGGGCCAAGTGTTAGGTATCAACCAGGTAGAGTATCATTGTAAAATCTCTGTACTCACGGCAAAGTGAAACCTTGCTGTTACCTCCTGATGCAGCCAGTGCTGCACTACATAAATTGTGGTCACATGTCAGATTAAAAGTGTAGGAAGGATGATTCATATTAAGTATTTTCTTAGAGCAGAGGCTTAGAATTAATCGAATACCTGGAATGAGCAACAGTCAAGTCCTTGGATCTATCAAAGAGAAATTGCATATCTtctagttttggggttttttttccatttatttagaattttattttttccccaattatatgtgaaaacaatttttaacatccattttaaaaactttgtgttccaaattcttttcctccctcctccctcccaccttttggaactcaagtaattcaatgtaagttatacatgtgtagtcatgcaaaacatttccatattagtcaggttgtgaaagaaaacagatgacaaatgttgtggggaatatggggaaaatgagacattaatacacacttggtaaagttgtaaactgattcaaacattctgtagagcaatttggaactatggtcaaaagactataaaaccatgcatactctttgacctagcaataccactattaggttgataccctaaaagagatttttttaaaatgttgaattcgaaattggggTGATTCCCATCGCTTGGGGAaaggatgaacaaattgtgggatgagattaggatggaacactattgtgctataagaaatgatgagcagggtgctatcagaaggacttatgaaaaatgcaatacatctacagagaaagaactgatggtatctgactaaagattgaagtataattttttttgttctaatatggaaatgttttgtacaactgcatacatgtataacttatattgaattgcttgagttcttacgGAGAGgtcaagaggaagagaatttggaacacacttttaaaaaaatcgatgtgaaaagtttttatatgtaacttggggaaaattctaaataaataaaaatttttaaaaagaaacaaaacagacaaaaaaacttaagaaaaagaaaccccccaaaattatgcctcagtctatattcagacaccatcagttctttctctggagatggatcacatttttcataatcTGGTTTTAAGAGTGACAAAATTGCCCAGAGAAGTACTGAGTACTGTGAAATATAGTTCTGGAAACAGTAGCTGGAGTTTAGTGGTGTCTCTTCCACAGTTCTGAACTGTGGAGCAAGGAGGTGCCCTAAAGAACCTTTCTTTGGAAGGCAGCTACAAAATCCCTTTGTACTCTCTTGCTGTAACAGAATGGGACTGCTTACTGGTCCCCCAAACATAGCCCATACTTTGCTGCCTCTATGTCTTTGCTATTCCCTTTCCCCCTGGCATTCCTTCCCTCTAACTAGCCTCTGAGGCCAAGTTCAAATGCCTccacctttcctgatttctcctcAGTCATACCTATCTTAAAGCACTTTCATATTCTGCCTTGTGGTTATTTGCATATGTCTCCTTCTCTTTACtcaattataagctccttaagaacaggaaGTGTCTTACTCATCTTCCTATCCTTTGAACCTCCAAGCCCAGTGCCTTGTACACAAATGTTGAATAGACTCATGGATGTTGAAAATCAGTCTTTAGCTGTTCTCTTTGCTCTCCCCCCACCCATGTCCCACCCCA is drawn from Dromiciops gliroides isolate mDroGli1 chromosome 2, mDroGli1.pri, whole genome shotgun sequence and contains these coding sequences:
- the ENTPD5 gene encoding ectonucleoside triphosphate diphosphohydrolase 5, translating into MATSLITTFSILVSCVFGTVFYRDQTWFEGVFLSSMCPLNVSMNTMYGIMFDAGSTGTRIHVYTFVQKIPENPPTLEGEIFESVKPGLSAFADQPKQGAETVQKLLEVAKESVPQSHWRRTPVVLKATAGLRLLPDHKAQALLLEVKEIFKKSPFLVPEDSVSIMDGSYEGILAWVTVNFLTGQLHGQNPKTTGTLDLGGASTQITFLPQFKKTLEQTPSDYLTSFEMFNSTYELYTHSYLGFGLKAARLATLGALDMEAVDGQTFRSSCLPKWLEAEWDFGGVKYQYGGRQEGETGFEACYSEVLQVVQGKLHQPDEIRKSSFYAFSYYYDRAVDTDMIDYEKGGILKVQDFEKKAREVCDNLENFTSGSPFLCMDLSYITALLKDGFGFADSTILQLTKKVNNIETGWALGATFHLLQSLDLSH